The genomic region ACTCCTCCTCATTGCCTACACATTGAGCCCTGCCCTGAACAACCACTTGCGGTGTAAACATTGTGTCAAGCTTCAACGCTTCAACATAAGCCTTTTGCCTAACTGTCCACTGGCTGGAACCAAAAGGGTCTTTCCACCCCATATAATCCCAATAATCAACATGAAATCCCAACACAATCACAGGTGTTTCAAGGGCGAAGTCCCCTCTCCCTAGCCTTGAAACCAACAACTCAGCCTCCGGCGACGTAACACACCCTTGAGAGGAAAACAACTCGACAAGGACAGCCCCGCCGCGGCGTTGCTCCTCCGCTGATGCATCCACGGTCACGTTGCTTTTCCCTTTCCCATGCATCGACgtggaagaggaagatgaggAGGAGTTGCACTTGCCAAAGCAGGAGAATAGACGGGGCGCCATTATTTCTCGCTGCCTCAACAACAAAAAGATTCAAGTACACAAGGAAGATTGGTATTATATGTGGGAGGAtcgaattaaattttaattaatgggTTTGTGTTGTACGTAACTAAATTAATGATCAAGAAACTAAGAACGAGAGACAGCTAAAGGTTCAACAAGAGAAAGGTGTGTAATGCTGGAGAAACGTGAATAGAATAAAAAGCTGACGGTGAAGAGAAAATGAAGGAATCCCAAAACGAGGGTTAGGTATTGAATATTTCGCTTTATGCATAGCTATCTTTAGACATATTTTTTACGTACCAATATTTGTTTTTGTCAAAGGGGATCTTAAcatgaagaagaagcagaagaagaagaagaagaaagaagaaagaagacagATGAGGACAGGTGGTGAAGTTAGGTTTGGGGGACCGTCGCTTGCGTGCATCGCCGACAAGAATGTGTCGGTGACACGTTGTTATTTGTGAGCTGTGGGTTGGGTGTCAGTAAGTGAGAGTTGGCACAGCAACACCACAGCTTTTTGCTTAGAGGTTAAGCAGACTGGGACAGGTTTCCCTTTGACAAGTAATCTTACTTGTAAAGCATAAAAATATGGAATTCTTCCGAGTCTGGCATCAACTTTTCAACTGTGGCATTCagatttttttcatttctttttcttcttctttgttcttAGTGTCAAATAAGAAATgcttatattaactaataggATATGtacctttcttttgttttacttCACCTCTtccattcattttttttaactaataaaaagcaATCAGTTCtactaaatttgattataCCAATTTATTTccactaaaatatttatagaattacAGTTAATCTGAAACAAAATTCGAATATGTTAATATTGTACCAATTTTGGAGTCAAACAAAATGTATTAGCCTTGCTATTAGtggcaaataaaaaaaaatgcttatattaactaataggAGACAtacctttcttttgttttgcttCACCTATTTCATTCACTAAACAATAATTTATGGGAGAAACTTGAACTGAGTGTTGGACTAGTAGGAACCCTTCGTAGACACATTGAAAActtttttacataaaaattagaagaCATCTACTTTTCAGAAAGTGTATcatcataaattatataagtaattctcattatttttttaagaaaaatatatttaatgttaataattttttttttgaatcaattcaattttaagaattcatttaaagataattatttttgaaatcaatatttttcttttatccatttaattatataacatGTGAGTGAAAACAAGCTGAATCGATTGCATTTGTTATTGTTCAGGTTGGGTTAGTGAAGTTATCTTAGTGATTGAGATTGGTTTGCATTTGAGATATTTTGAACGAACTCGAACGAATTAAAAAACGAGTCGAATTCGAGTCAAACTCAAACCACttatagaatataaaaaaaaattaattttcatttatttttattatctaagtcataataaataaaaataaattttattaatattgaactaaatttaattatgaaaaatagaaaaaaataataggtttaaaatgaaaattctctaaaaaaatagataaaaatatcttaaatagCTCAAAATATAACAAGaagtcttttttttaattaaaaaatttaaaaactattaacatatatttaaatataaataataaaaaaatatttgtttaactTTATCCTTATTATAGataactaatatttattttgaaagcatacattttttgttttattattataagtgatgtatatacatattttaacaAGCCTAAGagctcataaatatacagagCTAAGCTTTTGTTCTCTCAAACTCGgctcaaatttttaataaatttaaagataaaattaaatctgaACCATTGCAATTTTTGGATGAGCTCTAACGATTTTACAAAGATCCAAATTTGAACTATTTAGATCGTTTTACACCTCTAATAAATCATTTCATTTCAGTATCttatatatgatataatattactttaagaattaatataacaataattaattaattatttattatggtaaataaattttatctacTACATCACCTATAAACACATTCAATTCACTACaagaaaaacaatatttaTTGATGGCATTTAGCGACGACAGCTATCTGTCGCTAAATGGCGATAGGATAA from Ricinus communis isolate WT05 ecotype wild-type chromosome 9, ASM1957865v1, whole genome shotgun sequence harbors:
- the LOC8282432 gene encoding uncharacterized protein LOC8282432; its protein translation is MAPRLFSCFGKCNSSSSSSSTSMHGKGKSNVTVDASAEEQRRGGAVLVELFSSQGCVTSPEAELLVSRLGRGDFALETPVIVLGFHVDYWDYMGWKDPFGSSQWTVRQKAYVEALKLDTMFTPQVVVQGRAQCVGNEEESLLSSIMNAPKFPSPTFQATFQRPTSESLQVSLSGALRTKVDSNGANVMAALYESGLLTDCSKGENKGRVLSNDYVVRKLEKLATVKDVSAKKTVSGTVNFSLWEGFNSSKCGIVVFVQDNSHQIFGSQNFQLPDNI